The following coding sequences lie in one Glycine max cultivar Williams 82 chromosome 19, Glycine_max_v4.0, whole genome shotgun sequence genomic window:
- the LOC102661331 gene encoding F-box/kelch-repeat protein At3g23880 gives MAMAQLPQDLIEEILSWLPVKSLMRFRCVSSTWNSLIFQAHFVKLNLQRSSRNTHVLLRCQINTVFEDMRDLPGIAPCSICSLPENPSSTVDNGCHQLDNRYLFIGSCNGLVCLINLVARGEFSEYWVWFCNLATRIMSEDSPHLCLRSCNYKLWWYQVKCGFGYDDRSDTYKVVLVLSNIKSQNREVRVHRLGDTHWRKVLTCPAFPISGEKCGQPVSGIVNWFAIRKLGFDYEWETVTVDQLVIFSYDLNKEIFKYLLMPNGLSQVPRGPELGVLKGCLCLSHVHRRTHFVVWLMREFGVENSWTQLLNVTLELLQAPLPCVILKLLCISENGDVLLLANYISSKFILYNKKDNRIVYTQDFNNQVPMSSHDYIQSLVLPYEN, from the coding sequence ATGGCAATGGCCCAGCTCCCTCAGGACCTCATAGAAGAAATTTTGTCATGGCTTCCCGTCAAATCTCTTATGCGTTTCAGGTGCGTTTCTAGCACTTGGAATTCCCTCATCTTCCAAGCACACTTTGTCAAATTGAACCTTCAAAGGTCATCTAGAAACACCCACGTCCTATTAAGGTGTCAAATTAATACTGTGTTTGAAGATATGAGGGACCTCCCAGGCATCGCCCCATGCTCTATATGTAGTTTACCTGAGAACCCATCATCCACTGTTGACAATGGTTGCCACCAGCTAGACAACAGATACTTATTTATAGGTTCCTGCAATGGGTTGGTTTGCTTGATTAATTTGGTTGCTAGAGGTGAATTCAGTGAATACTGGGTCTGGTTTTGTAACCTGGCCACAAGGATCATGTCTGAAGATTCACCACACTTATGTCTTCGCTCATGCAATTATAAACTTTGGTGGTATCAAGTGAAGTGTGGGTTTGGTTATGATGATCGGAGTGACACTTACAAGGTGGTGTTAGTCCTTTCGAATATTAAGTCACAAAATCGGGAGGTGAGAGTTCACCGCTTAGGTGACACTCATTGGAGAAAGGTTTTAACTTGTCCGGCATTCCCCATTTCGGGAGAAAAATGTGGACAACCTGTGAGTGGCATTGTTAACTGGTTCGCAATTCGCAAGTTGGGTTTTGATTATGAATGGGAAACTGTCACCGTCGAtcaattagtaattttttcatATGATCTAAACAAGGAGATATTCAAATATTTGCTGATGCCGAATGGTCTTTCTCAAGTTCCCCGTGGCCCTGAACTTGGGGTATTGAAGGGCTGCTTGTGTCTTTCTCATGTTCACCGGAGAACCCATTTCGTTGTTTGGCTAATGAGGGAATTTGGAGTTGAAAATTCTTGGACTCAATTGTTGAATGTAACTCTTGAGCTTCTTCAAGCCCCTCTGCCCTGTGTAATACTGAAGCTTCTGTGCATCTCTGAAAATGGTGATGTCCTGTTGCTGGCAAATTATATatcttcaaaatttattctcTATAATAAGAAAGATAATAGAATAGTCTATACTCAAGATTTCAACAACCAAGTGCCAATGTCCTCCCATGATTATATTCAAAGCTTGGTTTTGCCATATGAAAATTAA